From a single Drosophila sulfurigaster albostrigata strain 15112-1811.04 chromosome 3, ASM2355843v2, whole genome shotgun sequence genomic region:
- the LOC133842174 gene encoding cathepsin L-like produces MNTKFFLATLLGLLAYSQARITLAKWEAFKQEFNKSYDNEFEERFRMQVFEDNKRIIDTHNERFATGFATYEMGFNEYTDLLDKEFDAMFDSPEIEDLEFTHKDDDVLEGYKDEVDWRTLGAVTPVKQEGHFNNSWAFATAGVVESRKFVSTGVLLELSKQQLIDCTSNKHDSIWRALKYIKSKRGIEAERAYPYRGVKGHCKFNKRLISASIRKYHHSSTGNERALAKHVAKGPVAAMISRDAIRFYRSGVFHNPDCRKSPEYAVLIVGYGHSKSFGEYWLLKTSLGTSWGEKGYLKLARNKNNLCGIASRAYFPDI; encoded by the coding sequence ATGAATACAAAGTTCTTCTTGGCGACGTTGTTGGGATTGCTGGCTTATTCCCAGGCCAGGATAACACTGGCAAAGTGGGAAGCATTCAAGCAGGAATTCAATAAGAGCTACGATAATGAGTTCGAAGAACGTTTTCGCATGCAAGTATTCGAGGATAACAAACGAATTATCGACACCCACAACGAACGCTTTGCAACCGGCTTTGCAACATACGAAATGGGCTTCAACGAGTATACGGATTTACTGGACAAGGAGTTTGATGCCATGTTTGATAGTCCAGAGATCGAAGACCTTGAATTCACCCATAAGGATGACGACGTGCTGGAGGGTTACAAAGATGAGGTTGACTGGAGGACTTTGGGAGCTGTTACGCCTGTGAAGCAAGAGGGACACTTTAACAACTCGTGGGCTTTTGCCACAGCCGGTGTTGTGGAAAGCAGAAAATTTGTATCCACTGGCGTATTGTTGGAGTTATCCAAACAGCAATTGATCGATTGCACAAGTAACAAGCACGATAGCATATGGAGAGCTCTTAAGTACATCAAGAGCAAGAGGGGCATCGAAGCGGAGAGAGCTTATCCATATCGTGGTGTTAAAGGTCActgcaaattcaataaaagGTTAATCAGCGCCTCCATTCGAAAATACCACCATAGTTCCACCGGTAATGAGCGAGCCTTGGCTAAACATGTGGCCAAAGGACCCGTTGCCGCCATGATCTCTCGAGATGCCATAAGGTTCTATAGGAGCGGCGTGTTCCACAATCCGGATTGCAGAAAGTCGCCAGAATATGCTGTACTCATTGTGGGCTACGGACATTCGAAAAGTTTCGGAGAGTACTGGCTACTGAAAACATCTTTGGGCACATCCTGGGGAGAGAAGGGTTATCTGAAGCTGGCTCGCAATAAGAATAATCTCTGTGGCATTGCAAGCAGGGCTTATTTTCCAGACATTTAG
- the LOC133846029 gene encoding cocaine esterase: MQMPKLNFILLRVLIWLSIRCCWAQQTHIKLEQGDLIGLKIFPDGARTAVYAFLGIPYAQPPLGPLRFAPAQPHSGWNRTLQATAMQPICPQLSNTIYDESADGSISRATPSNEDCLYLNIWTPETGLRYGQLPVMVIITGEDFAYDWPRNRINGLDFAAAEGVVVVSVQYRNNIYGWLGLGPDHRQLPGNYGLTDVLQALRWLQSNAASFGGNANQLTLLGHGSGALLALATALQKGNEPALYKQLILMSPGPVLNALGTGHGQRIVATGRRLIQKLGCQFEEAQNRQLLSCLRRKSNEDLLRAYESVYNHGNGSMQLGVQLLPGSATVSLAQQLGNLSLPPLLLGIGSNEGAFWQDYWLDVARDGDVALHNYINHTLLPNALRSMQLQEDGASDVQMAAIRWRYFNEEASVGQLLWGMQRLLSESQYETPFLRLLQLVSNNSNSYAYVFDQSHAHAMDMRGRLNLFGGASHSADLPLLLGPSLFQQIARRRFNTEEEQMCRKLRGSFANFVKSGNPTPGRIYDAWLPYTAQQPFIYSLGELTKNAAGPPSIDETLVEQLLQPQADLGTDRSLSRTNRHDSYRQGNANSYVTNNQLDSGYGQHLRRVYGFWQVLLPSAQDAEFREGGGGALGQRVRLLEANADASRYRQGFYAMLGLVCILLACLGLCVYLLRRDLPLRHSASGQTDYSL; the protein is encoded by the exons atgcaaatgcctAAACTCAACTTCATCTTGCTGAGAGTATTGATTTGGCTCAGCATCCGATGTTGTTGGGCCCAACAAACGCACATTAAACTGGAACAGGGCGATTTAATTGGT CTCAAGATATTTCCGGATGGAGCACGCACTGCGGTCTACGCCTTCCTGGGAATACCCTACGCTCAGCCGCCTTTGGGTCCATTACGTTTTGCG CCTGCCCAGCCGCACAGTGGCTGGAACCGCACGCTGCAGGCGACAGCGATGCAGCCCATCTGTCCCCAGCTCTCGAACACGATCTACGATGAAAGCGCCGATGGCAGCATTTCACGTGCGACGCCCAGCAACGAGGACTGTCTGTACCTCAACATTTGGACACCGGAGACGGGCTTGCGCTATGGCCAATTGCCAGTTATGGTGATTATAACTGGCGAGGATTTCGCCTACGATTGGCCACGCAATCGCATCAATGGCCTGGACTTTGCTGCTGCCGAGGGCGTTGTGGTGGTCAGCGTGCAGTATCGTAACAACATTTATGGCTGGCTCGGATTGGGACCAGATCATCGACAATTGCCCGGCAACTATGGACTCACTGATGTGCTGCAGGCGCTGCGCTGGCTTCAAAGTAACGCGGCCAGTTTTGGTGGCAATGCCAATCAATTGACGCTACTTGGTCATGGAAGTGGCGCTCTACTGGCATTGGCCACGGCTCTCCAAAAGGGCAACGAACCCGCGCTCTACAAACAACTGATACTCATGTCACCGGGCCCAGTGCTGAACGCCTTGGGCACAGGCCATGGACAACGCATTGTGGCAACGGGACGACGACTCATCCAAAAGCTGGGCTGTCAGTTTGAAGAGGCACAAAATCGTCAGCTGTTGAGCTGCCTGCGACGCAAGAGCAACGAGGATTTGCTGCGTGCCTATGAGAGTGTCTACAATCATGGCAATGGCAGCATGCAGCTGGGCGTGCAACTCCTACCAGGATCTGCCACCGTCAGTCTGGCACAGCAGTTGGGCAATCTGTCGTTGCCGCCACTGCTGCTGGGCATTGGCTCCAATGAGGGCGCTTTCTGGCAGGACTATTGGCTGGACGTGGCACGCGACGGCGATGTGGCACTGCATAATTATATCAATCACACGCTGTTGCCCAATGCGTTGCGCTCCATGCAGCTGCAGGAGGATGGGGCAAGTGATGTGCAAATGGCGGCAATTCGCTGGCGTTACTTCAACGAGGAGGCCTCCGTCGGTCAGCTACTGTGGGGCATGCAACGTCTGCTGTCCGAGTCACAGTACGAGACGCCATTCCTGCGACTGCTGCAGCtggtcagcaacaacagcaacagttatGCCTATGTCTTTGACCAATCACATGCCCATGCCATGGACATGCGGGGCAGGCTGAACTTGTTTGGTGGCGCCTCGCATAGTGCCGACTTGCCGCTGCTATTGGGTCCCAGTCTGTTCCAGCAGATTGCCCGTCGTCGCTTCAACACCGAGGAGGAGCAAATGTGCCGCAAGCTACGCGGCTCGtttgcaaattttgtgaaAAGTGGCAATCCCACACCTGGACGTATCTACGATGCGTGGTTGCCGTACACCGCACAACAACCCTTTATCTACAGCCTGGGCGAGCTGACCAAGAATGCGGCGGGTCCGCCTAGTATAGATGAGACGCTAgtggagcagctgctgcaaccaCAAGCGGACCTGGGCACTGATCGCAGCTTGTCTAGAACCAATAGGCACGACAGCTATCGCCAGGGCAATGCCAACTCGTATGTGACCAATAATCAGCTGGACTCCGGCTATGGGCAGCACTTGCGACGCGTCTACGGCTTCTGGCAGGTGCTGTTGCCGTCGGCGCAGGACGCAGAGTTTCGTGAGGGAGGAGGCGGTGCTTTGGGTCAACGTGTGCGTCTCTTGGAGGCCAACGCGGATGCATCACGCTATCGGCAAGGCTTCTATGCAATGCTTGGCCTAGTGTGCATTCTGCTCGCCTGCCTGGGCTTGTGTGTTTATCTGCTGCGACGCGATCTGCCATTGCGTCATAGTGCATCGGGGCAGACGGATTATAGCTTATGA
- the LOC133846031 gene encoding transformer-2 sex-determining protein isoform X3, protein MSAGVSSTRAKDYLQRVISHQSSDTSASSSDSCRSRPACLSELDIYDNRHHSHYKKKSSPQHRRSPSRSGSEAPRSRHHSDRKSVDRQRMRQARDRPQPSRCIGVFGLAIHTTQQQVRELFNKFGKIERIQMVIDAHVISRTHRKT, encoded by the exons atg TCCGCAGGGGTCTCCAGCACGAGGGCAAAGGATTATTTGCAGCGGGTTATCAGTCATCAAAG CTCTGATACTTCGGCATCATCCTCGGATAGTTGTCGTTCCCGTCCGGCTTGCCT GTCGGAATTGGATATCTATGACAATCGTCATCACAGTCATTACAAAAAGAAATCCAGCCCTCAACATCGACGTTCGCCTTCGCGTTCTGGATCCGAAGCGCCGAGGTCTCGTCATCATTCCGACCGCAAGTCGGTAGATCGCCAGCGCATGCGTCAAGCACGC gATCGTCCGCAGCCCAGTCGCTGCATTGGAGTTTTTGGTTTGGCCATTCATACCACACAACAGCAAGTGCGTGAActgtttaacaaatttggaAAAATCGAACGCATTCAAATGGTCATTGACGCCCAT GTAATTTCTCGAACTCACCGCAAAACGTAA
- the LOC133846027 gene encoding DNA-directed RNA polymerase I subunit RPA1, with the protein MGSRKPLDVHMFPSDLEFAVFTDEEIRKLSVVKVITGLTFDALGHPITGGLYDIRLGSYGRCMDPCGTCLKMQDCPGHMGHIELGSLVYNPFFIKLVQRLLCIFCLHCFKMQMKDHESEIIMLQLRLIDAGYIIEAQELELFKSEIACQSAEELVKLDNGDAVHPRIAAVNELLAKNISNASNVTKTSCSLRTAITHAALQRGSSKKCRHCNKSMRFVRYLHRRLVYYVTIADMKERMGNVAEGSGQNKVIFADECRRYLRKIYENYPQLLKLLVPVLNLNGEMSSNTDRSPVDMFFMGSIPVTPPRARPMNVINDMMKGNPQTDIYVNIIENNHVLNVVLKFMKGQQESLSDQAKAVYQNMRGANSHEKLYNSWLSLQSSVDVLLDVNMSRDIKSAEGLKQILEKKEGLIRKHMMGKRVNYAARTVITPDPNIDVDEIGIPDIFARKLSYPVPVTEWNVIELRKMVMNGPDVHPGANYIQDSKGLTTFIPADNAAKRASMAKLLLNNPKDGVKIVHRHVLNGDVLLLNRQPSLHKPSIMAHKARILHGEKTFRLHYSNCKAYNADFDGDEMNAHYPQSEVARAEAYNLVNVASNYLVPKDGTPLGGLIQDQVISGVKLSIRGRFFNREDYQQLVFQGLSHLKGDVKLLPPAILKPATLWSGKQVLSTIIINLIPEGYERINLDSFAKIGGKNWNVSRPRTPMCGTTPLEQEMSESQVQIRKGELLVGVLDKQQYGATTFGLIHCMYELYGGDVSTRLLTAFTKVFTFFLQWEGFTLGVKDILVTSEADYKRRKIINECRDVGNNAVAAALELDDVPPHDELAEKMEAAYVKDSKFRVLLDRKYKSLLDGYTNDINKTCLPGGLISKFPSNNLQLMVLSGAKGSMVNTMQISCLLGQIELEGKRPPLMISGKSLPSFPSFETSPKSGGFIDGRFMTGIQPQDFFFHCMAGREGLIDTAVKTSRSGYLQRCLIKHLEGLSVHYDLTVRDSDNSVVQFLYGEDGLDILKSKFFNGKFCADFLAQNVKAVLRPSQLQLMKDEECLSQVQRHEKHIRTWQKKRPAKLRAAFTHFSEELRNEVEVQRPNEINAKTGRRRFDEGLLKLWKKADAEDKALYRKKYARCPDPSVAVYKQDIYYGSVSERTRELIDNYTRKQPSQKQIISDIMHMKSIKALASPGEPVGLIAAQSIGEPSTQMTLNTFHFAGRGEMNVTLGIPRLREILMLASSNIKTPSMDIPIKPGQQQNAEKLRISLNCVTLASLLESVHISTSLTLEPERAYVYDLLFKFLPREIYKEDYGVRPKRIIKYMHQTYFKQLIRAILKISNAKKTSKIVVIDDKKEGSNKQDEENDQDLDAADALGAPRARNNDDDSSDDGGDDDATGIKLKQRKTDENDYDDPEDAEEIIDANDDEEDEEEDGDGNDLANDDNAELDDKSVEKLLSNQMVQDYTYDKENHLWCRVKLNLSVRYQKPDLTSVIRELAAKSIVHQVPHIKRAIIYKGNDDEQLLKTDGINIGEMFQHNKILDLNRLYSNDIHAIARTYGIEAATQVIVKEVSNVFKVYGITVDRRHLSLIADYMTFDGTFQPLSRKGMEHSSSPLQQMSFESSLQFLRNAAGFGRPDELNSPSSRLMVGLPVRNGTGAFELLTKIC; encoded by the exons atgggCTCCCGAAAGCCGCTGGATGTGCACATGTTCCCCTCGGACCTGGAGTTTGCCGTCTTCACCGACGAGGAAATACGCAAACTGAGTGTGGTAAAAGTAATAACTGGCCTCACATTTGATGCACTGGGACATCCAATCACAGGTGGCCTCTACGATATTCGCCTGGGGTCTTATGGCCGGTGCATGGATCCTTGTGGCACTTGCCTAAAGATGCAAGATTGTCCCGGTCACATGGGTCACATTGAGCTTGGCTCATTGGTCTATAACCCGTTCTTCATCAAACTGGTGCAGCGTTTACTCTGCATTTTCTGCTTGCACTGCTTCAAGATGCAAATGAAAG ATCATGAAAGCGAAATAATTATGCTGCAGTTGCGCCTAATTGATGCTGGCTACATTATTGAGGCACAAGAGCTGGAGCTCTTCAAATCCGAAATTGCCTGCCAGAGTGCAGAGGAGTTGGTCAAGCTGGATAACGGCGATGCAGTGCATCCACGTATTGCGGCAGTCAACGAGCTGCTAGCCAAGAATATAAGCAATGCCAGCAATGTGACCAAGACCAGCTGCTCCTTGCGCACAGCGATTACGCATGCTGCATTGCAGCGCGGCTCAAGCAAGAAATGCCGCCACTGCAACAAGTCGATGCGTTTTGTGCGCTATTTGCATCGACGTCTAGTTTATTACGTGACCATTGCCGACATGAAGGAGCG CATGGGCAATGTGGCTGAAGGAAGTGGCCAAAACAAGGTGATCTTCGCCGACGAGTGCCGACGCTATCTGCGCAAAATTTACGAAAACTATCCACAATTGCTGAAGTTGTTGGTTCCCGTGCTGAACCTCAATGGTGAAATGAGCAGCAACACCGACCGTTCGCCAGTGGACATGTTCTTTATGGGCTCGATACCAGTAACTCCACCACGTGCGCGTCCGATGAACGTCATCAACGACATGATGAAGGGCAATCCGCAGACGGACATCTATGTGAACATCATTGAGAATAACCACGTGTTGAATGTGGTACTCAAATTCATGAAAGGACAACAGGAGAGTCTGAGCGATCAGGCAAAGGCAGTCTATCAAAATATGCGAGGTGCCAACAGCCATGAGAAGCTCTATAACTCTTGGTTGTCGCTGCAGAGTTCGGTAGATGTGCTGCTGGATGTGAACATGTCACGCGACATCAAGTCAGCTGAGGGTCTCAAACAGATACTTGAAAAGAAGGAGGGTCTCATACGCAAGCACATGATGGGAAAACGTGTGAATTATGCAGCACGTACAGTCATTACGCCAGATCCCAATATCGATGTGGATGAGATTGGCATACCCGATATATTTGCACGTAAGCTCTCCTATCCGGTGCCCGTGACAGAATGGAATGTAATCGAGTTGCGCAAAATGGTCATGAATGGACCAGATGTGCATCCCGGCGCGAATTACATACAAGACAGCAAAGGCTTGACCACTTTTATACCAGCGGATAATGCGGCCAAGCGCGCTAGCATGGCCAAGCTATTACTTAACAATCCCAAGGATGGCGTCAAGATTGTGCATCGCCATGTACTCAACGGTGATGTCCTGCTGCTCAATCGTCAGCCATCGCTGCATAAGCCATCCATCATGGCACACAAAGCGCGTATTTTGCATGGTGAGAAAACGTTCCGATTGCACTACTCTAACTGCAAAGCGTACAACGCTGATTTCGATGGTGATGAGATGAACGCCCATTATCCACAAAGCGAAGTTGCCCGTGCTGAGGCCTACAATCTTGTAAACGTGGCTAGCAATTATCTGGTACCCAAAGACGGTACACCGCTAGGTGGTCTTATACAAGATCAGGTCATATCTGGAGTGAAGCTGTCGATACGAGGTCGCTTCTTCAATCGCGAAGACTATCAGCAGCTTGTGTTCCAAGGTCTGTCACATCTCAAAGGCGATGTCAAGCTGTTGCCACCAGCGATATTGAAACCAGCCACATTGTGGTCCGGCAAGCAGGTCTTGTCAACAATCATTATTAACCTAATACCAGAAGGTTATGAGCGGATTAATTTGGATTCGTTTGCCAAAATTGGCGGCAAG AATTGGAACGTGTCGCGTCCTAGGACTCCAATGTGTGGAACTACACCATTGGAGCAAGAGATGAGTGAGAGTCAGGTGCAAATACGCAAGGGTGAATTACTGGTGGGTGTACTAGACAAACAGCAGTATGGAGCAACAACTTTTGGCCTCATCCATTGCATGTATGAGTTGTACGGCGGTGACGTGTCCACACGTCTGCTAACAGCTTTCACCAAAGTGTTTACCTTCTTTCTACAATGGGAAGGCTTCACTTTGGGCGTTAAAGATATTTTAGTTACCAGCGAGGCAGATTACAAGCGTCGTAAAATTATCAATGAGTGCCGTGATGTAGGCAACAATGCTGTGGCGGCTGCTCTTGAACTAGACGACGTACCGCCTCATGATGAGTTAGCTGAGAAAATGGAGGCTGCATACGTAAAGGATTCTAAGTTCCGAGTGCTTCTCGATCGTAAATACAAATCCCTGCTCGATGGCTACACAAACGACATTAACAA AACATGTCTGCCTGGTGGTTTGATCAGTAAGTTCCCATCAAACAATCTTCAGCTCATGGTATTGTCTGGCGCCAAGGGCTCCATGGTCAACACTATGCAAATCTCCTGTCTGCTAGGACAAATTGAGCTGGAAGGGAAAAGACCTCCTCTGATGATATCTGGCAAATCATTGCCCAGTTTCCCCTCATTCGAGACATCACCCAAGTCTGGTGGTTTCATTGATGGCCGTTTCATGACAGGCATACAGCCACAGGACTTTTTCTTCCATTGCATGGCGGGACGTGAA GGTCTTATTGATACCGCTGTGAAGACGTCTCGATCCGGTTACCTGCAGCGTTGCTTAATCAAGCACTTGGAGGGATTGAGTGTGCATTATGACTTGACCGTGCGAGACAGTGACAACAGTGttgttcaatttttatatggCGAAGATGGTCTAGATATTCTTAAGTCCAAATTCTTTAATGGCAAATTCTGCGCCGACTTTCTGGCACAAAACGTAAAGGCCGTCTTACGACCCAGCCAGCTTCAGTTGATGAAGGACGAGGAGTGTCTGTCGCAGGTGCAACGTCATGAGAAACACATCCGCACTTGGCAAAAGAAACGTCCTGCCAAATTGCGGGCAGCTTTCACTCACTTTTCGGAGGAACTACGCAACGAGGTCGAAGTGCAGCGaccaaatgaaattaatgccAAAACAGGACGTCGACGATTTGATGAGGGCTTACTCAAATTATGGAAGAAGGCTGATGCTGAGGACAAAGCATTGTACCGCAAAAAATACGCTCGCTGTCCCGATCCAAGCGTTGCCGTTTACAAGCAAGATATATACTACGGCTCTGTCTCTGAGCGCACAAGAGAGCTAATCGACAATTATACGCGTAAACAACCGTCCCAGAAGCAAATCATCTCGGACATCATGCACATGAAGAGCATCAAGGCACTGGCGTCACCTGGCGAACCTGTTGGCCTGATAGCAGCGCAGTCAATTGGTGAACCATCCACGCAGATGACACTGAACACCTTCCATTTTGCCGGTCGTGGTGAAATGAACGTCACTCTGGGTATACCACGTCTACGTGAAATACTTATGTTGGCCTCCTCAAACATTAAGACGCCATCGATGGATATCCCAATCAAGCCTGGACAACAGCAAAATGCCGAGAAGTTGCGCATTTCATTGAATTGCGTGACTCTGGCCAGCTTATTGgaat CTGTTCACATTAGCACAAGCTTAACTCTGGAACCTGAACGTGCTTATGTGTATGATTTACTCTTTAAATTCCTTCCCCGAGAGATCTATAAAGAGGATTATGGTGTCCGACCCAAACGAATTATTAAGTACATGCATCAGACGTACTTTAAGCAGCTGATCCGCGCTATTCTAAAAATATCTAATGCCAAGAAAACATCCAAAAT CGTTGTTATTGATGATAAAAAAGAGGGAAGCAACAAACAGGATGAAGAGAATGATCAGGACTTggatgctgctgatgctttGGGTGCTCCCAGGGCACGAAACAATGACGACGACTCTTCGGATGATGGT GGAGACGATGATGCAACTGGCATTAAACTAAAGCAACGCAAAACTGATGAAAATGATTATGACGACCCAGAAGATGCTGAGGAAATTATTGATGCCAACg atgACGAAGAAGACGAGGAAGAGGATGGCGATGGAAATGATTTGGCTAACGATGATAATGCTGAACTTGATGACAAGTCTGTGGAAAAGCTACTCAGCAACCAAATGGTACAGGATTACACCTACGACAAGGAGAATCATCTTTGGTGCAGGGTAAAATTAAATCTGAGCGTACGCTATCAGAAGCCGGACTTGACATCTGTCATACGTGAATTGGCCGCAAAGAGCATTGTACACCAAGTGCCTCATATTAAGCGTGCAATCATATACAAAGGCAATGATGATGAGCAGTTGCTGAAAACGGATGGCATTAATATCGGTGAAATGTTCCAGCACAATAAGATCTTAGATCTAAATCGCCTCTACTCAAACGATATTCATGCCATTGCCCGTACTTATGGTATCGAGGCTGCCACGCAAGTTATTGTCAAGGAAGTGAGCAATGTGTTCAAGGTTTATGGCATCACTGTGGATCGACGTCACTTGTCACTAATTGCCGACTATATGACCTTTGATGGCACTTTTCAACCACTTTCACGTAAAGGCATGGAACACTCTTCTTCCCCGCTACAGCAAATGTCCTTTGAATCCAGTTTACAGTTTCTGCGCAATGCAGCTGGTTTCGGACGACCAGATGAACTTAATTCACCATCAAGTCGCCTTATGGTCGGCCTGCCTGTTCGTAATGGCACAGGTGCTTTTGAATTGTTAACTAAAATctgttaa
- the LOC133846035 gene encoding biogenesis of lysosome-related organelles complex 1 subunit 1 has protein sequence MLTSMVKEHHAKQSKRKQEQEVRRKEAIESSNELTQSLVDHLNVGVAQAYLNQKRLDAEAKQLHVGATNFAKQTHQWLQLIDNFSSALKELGDVENWARSIEGDMQVIQQSLELAYKASRATQATTSSASTSAVASTSAAANPN, from the exons atgttgacaTCTATGGTAAAGGAACATCACGCAAAGCAATCGAAGCGCAAGCAGGAGCAAGAAGTGAGACGCAAAGAAGCCATTGAGTCATCTAACGAACTAACCCAGTCCCTGGTTGATCATCTGAATGTGGG AGTGGCACAAGCATACTTAAATCAGAAGCGTTTGGATGCCGAGGCCAAGCAATTACACGTAGGTGCCACCAACTTTGCTAAACAGACACACCAATGGCTGCAATTGATAGACAACTTCAGCAGCGCTCTCAAGGAACTTGGTGACGTTGAAAACTGGGCTCGCAGCATCGAGGGCGACATGCAAGTCATCCAGCAAAGTCTGGAGCTGGCATACAAGGCATCTCGAGCTACACAAGCCACAACAAGCAGTGCCTCAACGTCGGCAGTTGCTTCCACAAGCGCGGCCGCTAATccaaattaa
- the LOC133846031 gene encoding transformer-2 sex-determining protein isoform X1 yields the protein MSAGVSSTRAKDYLQRVISHQSSDTSASSSDSCRSRPACLSELDIYDNRHHSHYKKKSSPQHRRSPSRSGSEAPRSRHHSDRKSVDRQRMRQARDRPQPSRCIGVFGLAIHTTQQQVRELFNKFGKIERIQMVIDAHTRRSRGFCFIYFENFNDARTAKDACTGMDVDGRRIRVDYSITQRAHTPTPGVYMGQPSRSARIRSRDEGSRDGSRSRRRYREVSSSVSPYDSHRRRYRSRHRYERSRTRSRSRSRSYSRSPRKSRVTPRY from the exons atg TCCGCAGGGGTCTCCAGCACGAGGGCAAAGGATTATTTGCAGCGGGTTATCAGTCATCAAAG CTCTGATACTTCGGCATCATCCTCGGATAGTTGTCGTTCCCGTCCGGCTTGCCT GTCGGAATTGGATATCTATGACAATCGTCATCACAGTCATTACAAAAAGAAATCCAGCCCTCAACATCGACGTTCGCCTTCGCGTTCTGGATCCGAAGCGCCGAGGTCTCGTCATCATTCCGACCGCAAGTCGGTAGATCGCCAGCGCATGCGTCAAGCACGC gATCGTCCGCAGCCCAGTCGCTGCATTGGAGTTTTTGGTTTGGCCATTCATACCACACAACAGCAAGTGCGTGAActgtttaacaaatttggaAAAATCGAACGCATTCAAATGGTCATTGACGCCCAT ACCCGTCGCTCGCGTGGCttctgctttatttattttgagaatttcaATGATGCACGCACAGCCAAAGATGCCTGCACTGGCATGGATGTTGATGGTCGTCGCATACGCGTCGATTATTCCATAACTCAGCGGGCTCACACCCCCACTCCTGGTGTTTATATGGGACAACCTTCACG ATCTGCAAGAATTCGTTCACGTGACGAGGGCAGTCGGGATGGTTCGCGTTCGCGTCGTCGATATCGTGAGGTGTCCTCATCAGTATCACCATATGATTCCCATCGCCGTAGATATCGTAGCCGTCATCGTTACGAACGTAGTCGGACTCGCAGTCGTAGTCGTAGCCGCAGCTATTCACGCTCACCGCGCAAGT CTCGTGTTACTCCGCGCTATTAG
- the LOC133846031 gene encoding transformer-2 sex-determining protein isoform X2, with product MNCHQDLNHFDIDFAASRLCLFSIFLSKIIIKEKMSELDIYDNRHHSHYKKKSSPQHRRSPSRSGSEAPRSRHHSDRKSVDRQRMRQARDRPQPSRCIGVFGLAIHTTQQQVRELFNKFGKIERIQMVIDAHTRRSRGFCFIYFENFNDARTAKDACTGMDVDGRRIRVDYSITQRAHTPTPGVYMGQPSRSARIRSRDEGSRDGSRSRRRYREVSSSVSPYDSHRRRYRSRHRYERSRTRSRSRSRSYSRSPRKSRVTPRY from the exons ATGAACTGTCATCAGGATCTTAATCATTTTGACATAGATTTTGCAGCGAGCAGGTTGTGTCTcttctctatttttttgtcaaaaataattatcaaggaaaaaat GTCGGAATTGGATATCTATGACAATCGTCATCACAGTCATTACAAAAAGAAATCCAGCCCTCAACATCGACGTTCGCCTTCGCGTTCTGGATCCGAAGCGCCGAGGTCTCGTCATCATTCCGACCGCAAGTCGGTAGATCGCCAGCGCATGCGTCAAGCACGC gATCGTCCGCAGCCCAGTCGCTGCATTGGAGTTTTTGGTTTGGCCATTCATACCACACAACAGCAAGTGCGTGAActgtttaacaaatttggaAAAATCGAACGCATTCAAATGGTCATTGACGCCCAT ACCCGTCGCTCGCGTGGCttctgctttatttattttgagaatttcaATGATGCACGCACAGCCAAAGATGCCTGCACTGGCATGGATGTTGATGGTCGTCGCATACGCGTCGATTATTCCATAACTCAGCGGGCTCACACCCCCACTCCTGGTGTTTATATGGGACAACCTTCACG ATCTGCAAGAATTCGTTCACGTGACGAGGGCAGTCGGGATGGTTCGCGTTCGCGTCGTCGATATCGTGAGGTGTCCTCATCAGTATCACCATATGATTCCCATCGCCGTAGATATCGTAGCCGTCATCGTTACGAACGTAGTCGGACTCGCAGTCGTAGTCGTAGCCGCAGCTATTCACGCTCACCGCGCAAGT CTCGTGTTACTCCGCGCTATTAG